One Serpentinicella alkaliphila DNA segment encodes these proteins:
- a CDS encoding COG1361 S-layer family protein, giving the protein MKRILTILIVFTLLFNINSSLYTYSTETGSLTDIYISEHNGLSSSVYEGDPFDLTLKLLNRSGETLKNIYVTVLDNGSFYPDNRGSNIFVADELTNGIDTSISDSPIRIIYTGGSNQRLTVKITYTKNDEVLTVTDYIGIRTAKLPEPKKEPEVDTTKNVPRLAASTPSNFTIEAGKNVSLPITIKNSSNHSAQNIVITPSFDGQVVPIEFTESTSNSISSISANGSREYKLDFFVNPTAEEKTYQLKLSYKFTNSHGNPFDSSETLFIKIVNRNTFPKFSIQEINLSPSTTQAGETVTLGFTLQNIGSLGAKDVKITLNGLKTNGLTILNSSNVKHITRILGGNQNYISYVLHASDKIESGLHDIDIHLEYRDDSNTKHEETHKVFIPVNNSKISGSKSIPKLIIDQYVSSPTMVKAGQNYNLNLSFFNTHSEKAVQNIKIYLTVDEKTETSGNVFTPVNSSNTFFIDYIEPKSVVDRNIQLYTVPDAKQKTYTILANFEYEDLEGNEYKASELIGIPVIQPTRLETSELSIPPFEAYVGQPFPVSLEFYNMGKVTLYNLMVKTEGNFSVENGNYFVGNFESGNNDYYEAYVTPTSPGQLEGSIVFTYDDPAGEKIEIRKDFSVNVLEMHFEEMPPDFQEKFPPESNSKKTLIWASSGVSLLLAMAVAIFLIRKRKNKEKGMFLDE; this is encoded by the coding sequence TTGAAAAGGATATTGACTATACTAATTGTTTTTACTTTATTATTTAATATTAATTCATCTCTATATACATACTCTACTGAAACTGGAAGTCTAACAGATATATATATATCAGAGCACAATGGCCTTTCATCCTCAGTATATGAAGGAGACCCCTTTGATTTAACTCTTAAACTTCTGAATAGATCTGGGGAAACACTAAAAAACATCTATGTCACGGTTTTAGATAATGGGTCTTTTTATCCTGATAATAGAGGTTCTAATATTTTTGTTGCTGATGAACTAACTAATGGCATAGATACTTCAATATCTGACAGTCCTATTCGTATTATTTATACTGGTGGCTCAAATCAAAGGCTTACTGTTAAAATAACCTATACTAAAAATGATGAAGTACTCACGGTTACTGATTATATTGGAATTAGAACAGCAAAACTCCCAGAGCCTAAGAAGGAGCCTGAGGTAGATACAACTAAAAATGTTCCTAGACTAGCCGCCTCAACTCCTAGTAACTTTACAATAGAAGCTGGTAAAAATGTATCTTTACCAATTACTATTAAAAATAGTAGTAATCACTCTGCTCAAAATATTGTAATAACTCCATCCTTTGATGGACAAGTTGTCCCTATTGAATTTACTGAATCAACATCTAATTCAATATCATCGATTAGTGCGAATGGCTCAAGAGAGTACAAATTAGATTTTTTTGTTAATCCTACTGCAGAAGAAAAAACATACCAACTTAAGCTAAGCTATAAGTTTACAAATTCTCATGGGAACCCTTTTGATTCTTCAGAGACACTATTTATCAAAATTGTTAATAGAAATACATTTCCAAAATTCTCGATTCAAGAGATTAATTTATCTCCTTCAACTACACAAGCCGGAGAAACTGTAACCTTAGGATTTACATTACAGAATATTGGAAGTTTAGGGGCAAAGGATGTAAAGATAACCCTAAATGGATTAAAAACTAATGGTTTAACTATTTTAAATTCTTCAAATGTAAAGCATATTACTCGAATTTTAGGTGGTAATCAAAACTATATTTCATATGTTCTACATGCTTCAGATAAAATTGAATCTGGACTTCATGATATTGACATCCACTTAGAATATAGAGACGATAGCAATACTAAACACGAAGAAACTCATAAAGTCTTTATACCAGTTAATAATTCTAAAATAAGCGGTAGCAAATCTATCCCAAAGCTTATTATTGATCAATATGTCTCTAGTCCAACTATGGTAAAGGCAGGACAAAATTATAATTTAAATTTATCCTTCTTTAATACCCATAGTGAAAAGGCAGTTCAAAATATAAAAATATATCTTACAGTTGACGAAAAAACTGAAACAAGTGGAAATGTATTTACTCCTGTGAACAGTAGTAATACTTTCTTTATAGATTATATAGAGCCAAAATCTGTTGTTGATAGAAATATTCAACTTTACACTGTACCTGATGCAAAACAAAAAACTTATACTATCTTAGCTAACTTTGAATATGAGGACTTGGAGGGAAATGAATATAAGGCATCGGAATTAATAGGAATCCCAGTTATACAACCAACTAGACTTGAGACTAGTGAATTATCAATTCCACCTTTTGAAGCATATGTTGGACAGCCCTTTCCGGTTTCTCTAGAGTTTTATAATATGGGTAAGGTTACCCTATATAATTTAATGGTTAAAACAGAAGGAAACTTCAGTGTTGAAAATGGTAATTACTTTGTAGGTAATTTTGAATCTGGTAATAACGATTACTACGAAGCATATGTAACTCCTACATCTCCTGGACAACTTGAGGGAAGCATTGTATTCACCTATGATGATCCAGCTGGCGAAAAAATTGAGATAAGAAAAGATTTCTCTGTGAATGTATTAGAAATGCATTTTGAAGAAATGCCACCGGATTTTCAAGAAAAGTTTCCACCTGAAAGTAATAGTAAAAAAACTTTAATTTGGGCTAGTTCAGGAGTTTCATTACTTCTTGCTATGGCAGTAGCAATATTTCTAATTAGAAAGAGAAAAAACAAAGAGAAGGGTATGTTCCTAGATGAATAG